A region from the Poecilia reticulata strain Guanapo linkage group LG12, Guppy_female_1.0+MT, whole genome shotgun sequence genome encodes:
- the LOC103474077 gene encoding annexin A1-like: SSCLLPQXLGTDEDVLVEVLATRSYTEIQEIKKVFKQEYQKELEEVIKEETNGDFTAALLAMLNTKRDQNTVVDMELAKKDAKILFEAGEGTGKANVSTFISILTTRSGPQLSKTFQHYATISDLTLPKALQMELKGDIEDCLIDIVKCAWNTPAFFAEKLNRAMKGSGTCDKALIRILVSRSEVDLQKVVEEYRAMFGRTLHEDIMNDTKGHYQKVLLGLCGPN; encoded by the exons tcttcctgtttgttgccACAGGKTCTGGGAACAGACGAGGACGTCCTCGTCGAGGTTCTGGCGACCAGGTCCTACACAGAAAttcaagaaataaagaaagtctTCAAACAAG AGTAccagaaggagctggaggaggtgaTTAAGGAGGAGACCAACGGCGACTTCACCGCGGCGCTGCTGGCCATGCTCAACACCAAGCGAGACCAGAACACTGTGGTCGACATGGAGCTGGCCAAGAAGGACGCCAAG ATTTTGTTTGAAGCTGGTGAAGGCACCGGCAAAGCAAACGTGTCGACCTTCATCAGCATCCTGACCACGCGCAGCGGCCCGCAGCTCTCTAAAA CGTTCCAGCATTATGCTACCATCAGCGACCTGACGCTGCCGAAAGCCCTGCAGATGGAGCTGAAGGGAGACATCGAGGACTGCCTCATCGACATCG TGAAATGCGCCTGGAACACACCGGCTTTCTTTGCTGAGAAACTCAATCGGGCCATGAAG GGTTCCGGTACGTGTGATAAGGCTCTGATCCGGATCCTGGTGAGCCGCTCCGAGGTCGACCTGCAGAAGGTCGTGGAGGAATACCGGGCAATGTTTGGGAGAACCCTACATGAGGACATCAtg AATGACACCAAAGGACATTATCAGAAAGTCCTGCTTGGGCTGTGTGGACCGAACTGA